The genome window tttagtTATATCCTTCATttttagataaataaaaaattgctggctttttaaaaaaatgtaattataataaaatcatattccAGAAAGAtagaaaatttgattttgaattaGTTTTTGAAACAAGATTTTACACTGTTGTTTAAAGtgaagtaaaatatataaattgaaagtaTTTATGGGTTAATTTCATGGGTTTATTTTGAACTTtcacaaaaatcaataaaaataagcgtaatattgaagaaaaatacTCTCGAATTTTGGTGCAGACaataatatagtttttatgattcctggtTGCGatagaataaatattgtacaaattataaaataaatagttttgtatgggcaagaATGCCTAATTCAATCgagttttaattgctttggctgacaatctggtatattttgcactctatgctatatttgaaatgtggtacaacatcaatataccaatataccattcggtatattttagcattagctggcaatttagtatattttgtactctatggtatattttgcatgtggtacaacatcaatataccaatataccattcggtatatttttgctttagctgacaatcttgtatattttgtactctatggtatattttgcatgtagAACTATATCAATTCACCAAATATAGCAATGGAACACCATAGAGTGTATCTTacttacttatttttgttgaaaagGAATTAAGAATTCTACAAATCTTAGGAAAACGTTTTTATTGCATcgccaaaaaaaatacgattCACATATTAAAAGACATAATAATAGTTTATTTCGCATAAATGTACATTTAAAACTACATaaaccataaaataaaaaataattattataaaagttttctATCTTGAacaatatatagaatatattttcacaaatataagcaatatatataaaaacaaacaattttgctgacacatattaaaaatttacaaaatatgatCAACTTTTTTTGGCAcgcattaaaaattctaaaaaatattcaGAATATTATTTAGGCATGCATTTGGATAACTCTCTAAATGTATTTTATCTaccaaatgaaaattcaataacaataacaatacaaGTTTCCATCCTCTTACAAtgtatttaagaatatttcataaaatgcattaaatatggtaaaaatacaaacaatattttagtttagcatttattaaaaattcaaaaaatgttaagaatattttgtagaaaaccttaaaaatgcttaaaatattcaaaatatttcttaggCATGCATTTTTGAGAAGTCTCTTAATGAGTTTTGTCTaccaaatgaaaattcaatatcTGCATGTCAATTGGAATagtttattcaaattgaacaGCAGTCTTCAATTGGCATATggaaatatattgaataaatcGATTTTGGTGAGTAACAAATTGAGAGCAGTTCTAATAAACCCCAACAGCAATTGGGGATGCCacagggtgtgtgtgtgtgtgtgaagtggGTGTTGAGTGTTGAGtggcagcaatagcagcaaaagcaacgtTGCTGTGGGGATGCGGCTCAACGGTGCGTATGAGAGATGTGAAGTGACCGCAATTAAAacgaaatttgttttctctcttgcagctccaacaacaacagtagcatcagcagcagcgagagagagtgttaaatatataacaagaacagcaacaataactgGTGTCTGAGATAGCACTAGAAACGGCAGCGGAAGCGGAAGCAACACGGAAAGCGGAAGCAACGGATTGAGCGGCAGACAAGACACACAACGGCAACAACGGCGGCCAGAATTTTTTCACGTTTGGATAGCGTCGAGGAGGTGCAACGCAGTCGCAGTGGCAGCGCTGTTGGCATAACGCAAGGCACAcctggcagtggcagtggtgcagtggcagtggcagcggcaacggTGGCAGCGGGTTCTCCAGCCAGAGCTGgtggccaacagcaacagttggcTTCAGTTACATCATctgcagcggcagcaggcGGAGTGGCAGTGTACGGTGCtgtgggcgttggcgtcggcGTTGGCGTTGGACTCGGCGGTGGTGGGGGCAATGTTGCTGGCGGAGCACGTAATCGCAGCGCCAGCACAATACTCGAGCTAAGTCACAACACACTCCATCACACTCGCAAATTCTCTAGCGGCAGCGGTGTTGGCGGTGTCGGCGGTGTTGGAATTGCCAACATTCAAGCACTTGGCGTTGGTGATGTGAATGGCTATGGTGACAACGCAGCAGCTGCGAAATGCGATACGTATAACGGaggagtcggagtcggagttggagtcggagttggaTTGGGCAGAGGGGGAGGAAGCTTAGCGCAGGATAGAAACACTGGATCGATTAATGCaccagccacagcagcagcagcgacagcaacgagTGCGAATAGCTTGGGAATAACATTGCGCGAACGTTTGTCCATCAGTGGCGCATCTGGCgaagcaggaggaggaggaggaggagcaactACTGGTGGCTCAGCACCAACGATAGGAAGTGGAAGCGTGCCGCATTGCAAGCGCCAGGGCAGCTTCTCGAATGTATTCTCAAAGCTAATCGATGGTATGCCCGCTGGCACAATGTTCGCCAAGTTCAAAAGCGCCAATGTGGCGGCGTCCACGTCCATGCAGAATGTCGCCGAGGGCAATCCCATTACGCAGTACTTTGAGATTGGCAAACCGGTCGCCTGTGCCGGGCCAGAGCTCGTCTGGCGCATACACGATGGCTATCGCAAGAGTGACAACAAGGTgagcaaaacagcaacagccaactGTAATCGAGTgtgagatgatgatgatgatgaagatgccAGAGATGTTGAAACTAACAAACTGTGTTGCCCCCAAGTGAAATGCATATTTCCAGCCACTCACTATGactactttttatacccgttacccatagggtagaagggtattataactttgtgccggcgggaaatgtatgtaacaggtagaaagaggcatctccgaccctataaagtatatttattcttgatcagcgtcaacagccgagacgatctaaccatgtccgtctgtccgtccgtccgtatgaaacactggatttcagagactataagagatatagctataatttttttcgatagcatttgttatgtttgcacgcagatcaagtttgtttcaaatttttgccacgcccacttccgcccccgcaaatcaaatcaaatcgaataacaagcgtaattgtaaagctagagttacgaattctggtatatacaataataactgtagtagctatgattcctgaaaatttggttgcgatcagataaaaattgtcgaagttactaaaaaatacttttgtatgggcaaaaacacctacttactagggtctgagttgctttggctgacaatctggtatattatgccgactatggtatattttgaatgcggtataATATCGACATATCGAcaataccacatataccatttggtatatttttagtatttttgcggtatattcggtatgttttgagaaaaattccgcaaaatatatttcttttatttaaaatgggtagcgggtatctcacagtcgagtacactcgactgtagctttcttactagtTTTTGTCCTGCTCTTCTCCCTTAGGAATGCTCCGTGTTTATATTCGAGAAGAAAGTGGCTGAGAAACTGCACAAGCCGCGCCGCAAGGAGACAATTACGGAGCTGCTAAAGAGCTCGGTGAAGACATTGGAACGCTTTCGTCATCCACGGGTGAGTGAGCTCAGTTGAATGCCAAAAAAGACAACTTCAGAGATAACATTCTAATGCTagttcatttttcttttattgtggTACTTTTTCTggtattcttttttattctctacttaaaattttttttacttgttatttattgtGTCGCTAATCTTACTGCATAgctataaacattttaaaagctGATACACATgcgtaattaaatttataggCTAAACAATAAACTTGTCACTTGACTAATAAATCTTAGTAACTGCTCTATAAAAATCCATACTCTTTTATTGTCTcatcaaatttttattaaatgcttTACGCTATGTTCCACTTTTCAATAGTaatttcaaaagtatttttattacaattaaaaaaataaatatactcaaaattcttttaattttgtattaatggCTTTAATGGTTGTGAATTTATCTTTCCTCtatctttttttaataattgggatatttaagaaatattaatttagaaGAGCAAGAATTACAGAATCTTCCTTCTATATTTCTTATTGTACATATTGCTATATTCGAGAAATGTTGCTTATTGAGCAAAATTTTCCTAGAATCTTCCTTCATTTTTGTATATGCATACTCAAAATACAACTTTCCCATTTGGGAAATGTTTCTTTGAGTACTTTTTATAATTCACAAATTCTTaattcaataaacaatttttgattttatatttcatttatttattttattaaaaaatttgtttataagaaaaatactctcttaataaattaaattagatatctttactatttatttttattttatttaaactctTTTTACGTACTAAATGCGCTCCCTTAAATTTAATGTGAAGAAATTGTTAAAGAAGTTGTAACTTGAATTCTTTACTTGACTCGTTTTATGATGATTTCTTAAAGCGCACTTttgaaatactaaaagatTAGTTTTCTATActaatatatttgatttactttacTATTGAATGTCCTTGCAGATACTACAAATCTATCACACGGTCGAGGAGAGCGCGGAAACTTTGGCTTTTGCCGCTGAGCCCATTTTCGCCAGTCTTTCAAATGTGCTGGCTTTTCATGTGAGTTCCATTCTCTATTTTTTTCAGCCTTGTTCCCAACGGTTTCTTACGCTTCGATTCAGTTGGGTTCGTCCTTTTGGTGCTTTTGGTTCACTATagtttgccatttgctttgcttctgcttctgcttctgttggGGACATGGCCAAAGGGCACATGCAATTTTCGTTGCCGCCTGCTGCTCCATTGTGAGTTTTGTGTTGTCGTTGTGCAGCgggaagcgagagagagaaagagagaggaagagagaggaAGTAAGACCATATGCCTTTATCTGGCACagtcaattgttgttgctgttacgattcgtgttgttgttgttgctgttgttgtgttgcctgttgctgctgtgctttTTGCGTCCTGTTAAAGTTTCGCATAACACGGCAGCCAGTCAACTGCATAGTTTGGCTTTTGGTTCAAGTGGCACAGCGACGCAAATGTGAGGGTATGCataacacacacgcacacccccaacacttacacacacacctgcacactcgcacacacacactaacgcACAACTAAATCGAATTACAGTGCGTGCTGGCAAAAGTTTGCGCTGTGGAGATTGAGTCAATAAAGTGCTTCGGTTTACTTGCACAGCTCAGAAattgatacacacacacacacacacacacactcaaaatgTCTATGGTGTAACTGTAGTTTCTTTTATTCCCTTTGTTTTTGGCTCGCCTGTCAGgcaatattttagtttattgagctgcacacaacagcaacaaaaggcaacatcaacagccacaacaacaacaataatgcgaacaacaacaatgaaaataaaggCAGCATAAAAAGGAAAACTAACGCAGCTCCCAACAAAAAGTCCAATCGAGCTAAAttacattgaaaattgcataggtaaaatcgaaattgttttacaaaacaaacaacaaaattgagaGCAGGATGAAAAGATAACTGCAGAAAGTGGAAAGTGGGTCAACCGAAAGCTTAGATACTCTATCTAATTACAAGAAaattgccacaacaacaaagctgCAATTAAACTGACCAAAAGATGCTTGACATTACATCAGCTTAAGGCCCGAAAAAGCAAACTGAGATTCTATCTCTCATGTAACACCTCATTTTGGCGCATTGTTAGCCAAGTTTatggcaacaaacaaacatgaCATTCTTATTTAACACACGCTGTGTGTActctgttgtgtgtgtgagtgtgtgtgtgcctgggAAAGCGAAGAGCAAAATGCcagaaaaattgaaaaagcaattgccataaaatgcaaacagtgcgactttttatacccgctacgcGGCATGTCTTAAGGGGTATGAACAAATATCTAGGCCatggctgtctgtctgtccgtgagtttaaataactatattttaGAGACTAAGTAAGCTGGGAGATGGAAATTTAGTGAAAATGCTTAGGAAAGTTGgaaatttatataaagttAGTTTTATAAATCGAAAATTCCAAAGGAAGAATCTATGGGATAACTGTTATTTGATGCGGTAAATAATTTACAGAAGAACATTAAGTctcgaaaatacaaattgttaaagGGTATGCACAAACATCTATGCCATggctgtctgactgtctgtccaTGAGtttaaataactatattttaGAGACTAAGTAAGCTGGAAGATGGAAATTTAGTGACAATGCTAGTGTAAGTtggaaattcatttaaagttatttttataaatcgAAAATTCCAAGGGAAGAATCTTATTTTATGAGgtacataatttataaaaaaaaatgaagtctCGAATCTACAAATTGTTTAGGGGTATGAACAAACATCTAAGCCatggctgtctgtctgtctgtccataagtttaaataactatattttaGAGCCCATGTAAGCTAGAAGCAGCAAATTTAGTGACAATGCTTGTATAagtttgaaattgatttaaagtTGTGTTTAAGCATTGAACTACTTCCcttacttaaaattaaaatagagGAATCTATGGGATAAATATAGGGAACGAATCTAGAAATGtactacattttttgtttatcctTACATAAAAATGGTAAAGTTAACAAAAAATGCACATACACAGTTAAgtaacaataaatacaaaaacaaaataaaacaaaattaaaagatatttataCGTCAATGTTCCTTGGTCAAAGCTTGGGGCAAGAAATGTTGAATTTCATTCTATGACTATTCGAAAAATAGCTTAGAGGTCAAATTTGtactacaattttttattattctttaaaaaaaaataaattttttaaccACGAAACAAACGAATAATCACACAAAAGTAATTTAGAaggcaaatttaaattgttggtctacaaattttaattttaactaatttttctttaattttttcaatttatttattcggtAACTATTTTTGAGAACAAATTGAAAGCTCGAATCTAGAAATTGtgtactacaaaaaaataccataaaataaataataatttagagGACACCAAATTTAAGTCTTTGGGCTAGAAATGTTGTGTTCTACTTTCTTATAATCTGCAGGGCAACATATCTAAAACTAAAGGTATTTTTGATTAtctgaaaaatatttttaaagaaaaatttgaaacttttGTATAGAATTTTgtacaacattttttgttataagatctatactttaaatatacGTTTATTAATTAAGACAACTTAAACGATTTATCGAAGTgaccaaaaaaaagtacaaatttGATAAAGAAAGTTTACTATACAAAACGTTTTTTGTTGGAGAAAATATTGTGGTCATTCTGGAAGATTTAAGTTtgtctaaaaaaaaacataacagGTATTTCTCAGACGAACATAGTCATGTTTACCTTTGACttgattttttatatgtttcgGAAGAGGGAAGAGGAGGAAGGAAGATGGGACGTGTCTAAGAATAGCAAGTGCTTATGTGCCgcattgtgtttgtgtttgtatttgtgtccGCAGGAGTCGAAAACGTATGAGAATGCCAATGTGGCAGCCGCAGCGGGCGGCGTCGGTGGCGGCGTCGGTGGCAGCGGAGGAGGTGCTGGTGTCGGTGCTGGAGGCGGGGGAGGGACGCCACAGGGGCAGGCGGCACAGGCGGGAGGACAGCCACAACGACCGGCCCATGCAAAGGAATACAACTTCTTGGATATGGAGCTAAAATATGGATTCTTGCAGGTAAAATAAACAACTTGAAAGCGTGCCCAGAAGAAAAGTGAGGattttattgtgtgtgtgttcggaTTGTTTCCATTTTGCAGCTAACGGAGGCATTGTCCTATTTGCACTATTCCGGGCACGTAATTCATCGAAATGTGTGTCCATCCTCTATACTAATAACCAAGCGAGGCATTTGGAAACTCGCCGGCATGGAATATGTGGGTAAGTCTGTGAAGGAGAAATTGAAACGAATTGTTGTGAGAGACTTTTCGATTTGTATTCATATACTCTATGCTTTATGCTTTGCAGAAAGAATGAATGAGACTGATTTGAATAGCTCAATTCCGTGTCCACCATGGAGCAACAGGGTATCAAAAATGGCGCAGCCCAATCTCGATTTTATgggtaaacaaaacaaaagtagcaacaaaatacaattgcaaCAACTCACACACAATATTCTTCCCCCATTGAAAACACAGCACCCGAAACACAGACGAGCTCCAAGTGCAGCCTGCTGAGCGATATGTTCTCATTGGGCATGGTCATCTGTGCGGTGTACAACAATGGACGACCTCTCATCCAAGCGGGAAATTCCACCTCCAACTATGCCAAGCAACTGGAAACGGTAAGAGCTGGTTTATATTCTTGCTCTCTCTTCTGGTCTGGCTAAATTAatttgctactgctgctgctgctgctgtgtttgcCCGCGGGCAGATAGCTGAAGAGaccaagtggcaagtggcaagtggcaagtggcgtgtagcaagtggcaagtggcaaattGGTTGGGTAAAAGTTTTGTGCCGGCTTGTTTGCCAGCTGTAATTAGATTCGCTGCTttgtcaaatgcaaatgtaatcAAAAGTCCACTTCAAAACTCTAATTATTCAGTCCAGgtgctgaagctgaagctgaagctcaaGTCCGTTGAGTTTCAATCTTCAATCGCTTCAGCTTTGGGGCGCAACGTCATTAAAACTTTTTCCCCCGAAAATGTTGCTCAAGCACTTGCTGGCTCAAGTGCTGTGGCCAATTTCTTGTACAATCATTCATAGCTATCTCGCTTTTATCCTCCACTTACCTTCAtcttttctcttctctcctcttctTCTGTAGC of Drosophila nasuta strain 15112-1781.00 chromosome 3, ASM2355853v1, whole genome shotgun sequence contains these proteins:
- the LOC132788316 gene encoding uncharacterized protein LOC132788316, with the translated sequence MSTSNLWSLSVEEVQRSRSGSAVGITQGTPGSGSGAVAVAAATVAAGSPARAGGQQQQLASVTSSAAAAGGVAVYGAVGVGVGVGVGLGGGGGNVAGGARNRSASTILELSHNTLHHTRKFSSGSGVGGVGGVGIANIQALGVGDVNGYGDNAAAAKCDTYNGGVGVGVGVGVGLGRGGGSLAQDRNTGSINAPATAAAATATMAHLAKQEEEEEEQLLVAQHQR